From the Lolium rigidum isolate FL_2022 chromosome 2, APGP_CSIRO_Lrig_0.1, whole genome shotgun sequence genome, one window contains:
- the LOC124689361 gene encoding putative F-box protein At3g49980 — protein MSSHRRHARSPAVTPLDQAHALDDEDLLGEILLRLPPDPSSLPRASAVCKRWRSLISDPGFFRRFRLRHRRNPPLLGFFDRYAGLSFLPTLEAPNRVPPGRFSLEHDDDFERSMSLGCRHGLFLIFLSKPRQVLVWDPITGDKHHIAVPAAFATEKTHGLVNGAVRRPAGEGKHFQVVLAVADDKQQALACVYSSETGLWGNIISTPVPDDDDDGIPPMVYTDDAVMAGDSLYWQLAGTSAILEFDLVKQSLAVIEVPMDTSGEDKSLKIMRAEGGGLGLLLVSDSNSTAQLWKRETDGDGVASWGLAKTIELDKLLSLKPEEQGMLVVLGFAEENNVVFLWTVIGVHMINLDSLKFKKLFKTNHFTHYHPFESVYTAATSAGGGHDGAELLLNA, from the exons ATGAGCAGCCACCGCCGCCACGCCCGCTCGCCGGCGGTGACGCCGCTGGACCAGGCCCATGCGCTGGACGATGAAGACCTCCTCggcgagatcctcctccgcctcccgccggaTCCCTCCTCCCTCCCCCGCGCATCCGCCGTCTGCAAGCGCTGGCGCAGCCTCATCTCCGACCCCGGCTTCTTCCGCCGCTTCCGCCTCCGCCACCGGCGCAACCCGCCCCTCCTCGGTTTCTTCGACAGGTATGCCGGTCTGTCCTTCCTGCCTACTCTGGAGGCCCCCAACCGCGTCCCTCCCGGGCGCTTCTCTCTGGAgcacgacgacgacttcgagcgcTCCATGTCCCTTGGATGTCGCCATGGTCTCTTCCTCATCTTCCTTTCGAAGCCACGCCAGGTCCTGGTGTGGGATCCCATCACTGGCGACAAGCACCACATTGCCGTTCCCGCCGCGTTTGCTACAGAGAAAACCCACGGCCTGGTCAACGGGGCGGTgcggcgccctgccggagagggcaaGCACTTCCAGGTGGTCTTGGCAGTGGCAGACGACAAACAACAAGCGCTCGCCTGCGTTTACTCGTCAGAGACAGGCCTATGGGGAAATATCATCTCAACACCGGTtccagacgatgatgatgatgggatTCCCCCAATGGTTTACACGGATGACGCCGTGATGGCTGGAGATTCCCTTTACTGGCAGCTTGCTGGGACATCTGCAATTCTGGAATTTGATTTGGTGAAGCAGAGCCTAGCTGTGATAGAGGTGCCAATGGATACGTCTGGCGAGGACAAAAGCTTGAAGATCATGCGGGCCGAGGGCGGTGGGCTGGGTTTACTCTTAGTGTCAGATTCAAACTCTACCGCCCAACTATGGAAGAGGGAGACTGATGGTGATGGTGTTGCTTCGTGGGGGCTTGCAAAAACTATTGAACTGGACAAGCTACTTTCGCTGAAACCAGAGGAGCAAGGGATGCTAGTGGTACTGGGGTTTGCTGAGGAGAATAATGTGGTCTTTCTATGGACAGTGATCGGCGTCCACATGATCAACCTTGATTCACTCAAGTTCAAGAAGCTTTTCAAAACCAACCACTTTACCCACTATCATCCATTTGAAAGCGTCTACACTGCAG CAACAAGCGCTGGTGGTGGACATGACGGGGCTGAGCTTTTGCTCAATGCGTAA